From Burkholderia pseudomultivorans, the proteins below share one genomic window:
- a CDS encoding alkaline phosphatase family protein translates to MSADAAPAVPSVQDRIRHVFVLMLENRSFDHLFALSGLPGIVAASAANGNVHDGTTYPFGGGAPDRMPTDPCHEFTDVLEQLCGAGVPFVKGQPYPPVDNSGFVSNYATSHSEGTPPPAADVGKIMQGADLRTQAPSLYALASAFVVCDGWHASMPGPTWPNRFFLHGASSAGLDHSPTREEMAGWESFDGFHYPNGSIFAALGDDNWRIYQDQSGDPLGHVPQVASLKGVSFFDIDDLAHFEADLAAGYTARYTFIEPGYGDIVHGTYQNGSSHHPMDGLAGGDRLAATVYNAIRNSPVWDSSLFVIVYDEHGGFYDSVRPGAAPPPNDGAPATLNASGFGFDVYGVRVPALVISPWVAAGQVDHTPYDHASVPATLERLFGLAPLTDRDRAANDLLPLVTATCRTDCPQRIGT, encoded by the coding sequence ATGAGTGCAGACGCAGCCCCCGCAGTCCCGTCCGTCCAGGACCGCATCCGGCACGTGTTCGTGCTGATGCTCGAGAACCGCTCGTTCGATCATCTGTTCGCGCTGTCGGGCCTGCCCGGCATCGTGGCCGCGTCGGCCGCGAACGGCAACGTCCACGACGGCACGACCTATCCGTTCGGCGGCGGCGCGCCCGACCGGATGCCGACCGATCCGTGCCACGAATTCACCGACGTGCTCGAGCAGCTTTGCGGCGCGGGCGTGCCATTCGTCAAAGGCCAGCCTTATCCGCCCGTCGACAATTCCGGCTTCGTGTCGAACTACGCGACCTCGCATTCGGAAGGCACGCCGCCGCCGGCGGCCGACGTCGGCAAGATCATGCAGGGCGCGGATCTCCGCACGCAGGCGCCGTCACTGTATGCGCTCGCGAGCGCCTTTGTCGTTTGCGACGGCTGGCATGCGTCGATGCCGGGGCCGACCTGGCCGAACCGGTTCTTCCTGCACGGCGCGTCGTCGGCGGGGCTCGACCATTCGCCCACCCGCGAGGAAATGGCCGGCTGGGAGTCGTTCGACGGTTTTCACTATCCGAACGGATCGATCTTCGCCGCGCTCGGCGACGACAACTGGCGCATCTACCAGGACCAGTCGGGCGATCCGCTCGGCCACGTGCCGCAAGTGGCGTCGCTGAAGGGCGTCAGCTTCTTCGACATCGACGATCTCGCGCATTTCGAGGCCGATCTCGCCGCCGGCTACACGGCGCGCTACACGTTCATCGAGCCCGGCTACGGCGACATCGTGCACGGCACCTATCAAAACGGCAGTTCGCATCATCCGATGGACGGCCTCGCCGGCGGCGACCGGCTCGCCGCAACGGTGTACAACGCGATCCGCAATTCGCCGGTGTGGGACAGCAGCCTGTTCGTGATCGTCTACGACGAGCACGGCGGCTTCTACGATTCGGTCCGGCCCGGTGCGGCGCCGCCGCCGAACGACGGCGCGCCCGCGACGCTGAACGCAAGCGGCTTCGGATTCGACGTGTACGGCGTGCGCGTGCCGGCGCTCGTGATTTCGCCGTGGGTCGCCGCCGGGCAGGTCGATCACACGCCGTACGACCACGCGTCGGTGCCCGCGACGCTGGAGCGGCTGTTCGGCCTGGCGCCGCTGACCGATCGCGACCGCGCCGCGAACGACCTGTTGCCGCTCGTCACCGCCACCTGCCGCACCGACTGCCCGCAAAGGATCGGAACATGA
- a CDS encoding MFS transporter — translation MTHAGEPAAPVRRPARRRGVTLLTLCLAVLVAQVDTAVVNLATRAIGAYFHAGVGALQWVVDSYNLAYAVLLLSGGLLADLYGRRRVFLAGTAVFTVASLLCALAPSVPVLIGARALAGVGAALLLPASLAIVRVVWRDPVERGRALGIWAACNGVAMAIGPTVGGVLIRHFGWRSIFFVVVPLSVAAMLLAMPAVPESSDPRGRHFDAGAQVAGALALGTLAYAAIVFRDSTLASAIAGCVAVASFAAFVAIERRHGDAALVPLDLFGIRAFRGAIAATAGMTFGMYGVLFLLPLTWQSIGRLDSTGAGLALLPMALVFVVVSPCSGPLSERVGTRTTTAGGVALIASGLAVIGASAASRGLLGAEIGLALTGLGMGIATGPLMTVAVGAVDSARSGTASALVNVARMTGATLGIAVLGTLFAAAHGGVAGLRAAMFAGAAVQLTGAAVSAATVRRVRASGS, via the coding sequence ATGACGCATGCCGGAGAACCCGCTGCCCCCGTACGCCGCCCCGCCAGACGGCGCGGCGTGACGCTGCTGACGCTGTGCCTCGCCGTGCTCGTCGCGCAGGTCGATACCGCCGTCGTCAATCTCGCGACGCGCGCGATCGGCGCGTATTTTCATGCGGGCGTCGGCGCGCTGCAATGGGTCGTCGACAGCTACAACCTGGCCTACGCGGTATTGCTGCTGAGCGGCGGGCTGCTCGCCGACCTTTACGGCCGCCGCCGCGTGTTCCTGGCCGGCACCGCCGTGTTTACCGTCGCCTCGCTGCTGTGCGCGCTCGCGCCGTCGGTGCCGGTGCTGATCGGCGCACGCGCGCTGGCCGGCGTCGGCGCGGCGCTGCTGCTGCCGGCGTCGCTGGCGATCGTGCGCGTCGTGTGGCGCGATCCGGTCGAGCGCGGCCGGGCGCTCGGCATCTGGGCCGCGTGCAACGGCGTCGCGATGGCGATCGGGCCGACCGTCGGCGGCGTGCTGATCCGGCACTTCGGATGGCGCAGCATTTTCTTCGTGGTCGTGCCGCTCAGCGTCGCGGCGATGCTGCTCGCGATGCCGGCCGTGCCGGAATCGTCCGATCCGCGCGGCCGTCATTTCGATGCCGGCGCGCAGGTCGCCGGCGCGCTTGCGCTCGGCACGCTCGCGTATGCGGCAATCGTGTTCCGCGACTCGACGCTCGCGAGCGCGATCGCGGGCTGTGTCGCCGTGGCGTCGTTCGCCGCCTTCGTCGCGATCGAGCGCCGCCACGGCGATGCCGCGCTCGTGCCGCTCGACCTGTTCGGCATCCGCGCGTTTCGCGGCGCGATCGCCGCGACCGCCGGCATGACCTTCGGCATGTACGGCGTGCTGTTCCTGTTGCCGCTGACGTGGCAAAGCATCGGCCGGCTCGACTCGACCGGCGCGGGCCTCGCGTTGCTGCCCATGGCGCTCGTGTTCGTCGTCGTGTCGCCGTGCTCGGGGCCTTTGTCGGAGCGCGTCGGCACGCGGACGACGACGGCCGGTGGCGTCGCGTTGATCGCGAGCGGGCTCGCGGTGATCGGCGCGTCGGCGGCCTCGCGCGGCCTGTTGGGCGCCGAGATCGGGCTCGCGCTGACCGGACTCGGGATGGGAATCGCGACGGGGCCGCTGATGACCGTCGCCGTCGGCGCGGTCGACAGTGCGCGCTCGGGCACCGCGAGTGCGCTCGTCAACGTCGCGCGGATGACCGGCGCGACGCTCGGGATCGCGGTGCTCGGCACGCTGTTCGCTGCCGCGCACGGCGGCGTCGCGGGCCTGCGCGCGGCGATGTTCGCCGGCGCGGCGGTTCAGCTGACCGGCGCGGCCGTGTCCGCCGCGACGGTGCGGCGCGTGCGCGCGTCCGGGTCGTAG
- the dmpG gene encoding 4-hydroxy-2-oxovalerate aldolase, with translation MSLAGKKITVHDMSLRDGMHPKRHQITLDQMRDIARGLDAAGVPLIEVTHGDGLGGASVNYGFPAHTDEAYLSAVIPELKQAKVSALLLPGIGTVEHLRMAHELGVGTIRVATHCTEADVSEQHIGLARKLGLDTVGFLMMAHMSSPAQLVVQAKLMESYGANCIYITDSAGHMLPDDVTARIGQVRAALKPETELGFHGHHNLAMGVANSVAAVAAGANRIDAAAAGLGAGAGNTPMEVFVAVCDRMGIETGVDVFAISDVAEDLVVPIMDAPIRIDRDALTLGYAGVYSSFLLFAKRAEAKYGIPARDILVELGRQRLVGGQEDMIEDAALTMSRARAVAA, from the coding sequence ATGTCACTTGCAGGCAAGAAAATCACCGTCCACGACATGTCGCTGCGCGACGGGATGCACCCGAAGCGCCATCAGATCACGCTCGACCAGATGCGCGACATCGCGCGCGGGCTCGACGCGGCCGGCGTGCCGTTGATCGAGGTCACGCACGGCGACGGGCTCGGCGGCGCGTCGGTCAACTACGGCTTTCCCGCGCACACCGACGAGGCCTACCTGAGCGCCGTGATTCCGGAGCTGAAGCAGGCGAAGGTGTCGGCGCTGCTGCTGCCCGGCATCGGCACCGTCGAGCACCTGCGGATGGCGCACGAACTCGGCGTCGGCACGATCCGCGTCGCGACGCACTGCACCGAGGCCGACGTGTCGGAACAGCATATCGGCCTTGCACGCAAGCTCGGCCTCGATACGGTCGGGTTCCTGATGATGGCGCACATGTCGTCACCCGCGCAGCTCGTCGTGCAGGCGAAGCTGATGGAATCGTACGGCGCGAACTGCATCTACATCACCGATTCGGCCGGCCACATGCTGCCCGACGACGTGACCGCGCGCATCGGCCAGGTGCGCGCCGCGCTGAAGCCGGAGACCGAACTCGGCTTCCACGGCCATCACAATCTCGCGATGGGCGTCGCGAACTCGGTGGCGGCGGTCGCCGCCGGCGCGAACCGGATCGATGCGGCCGCCGCCGGCCTCGGCGCGGGCGCGGGCAACACGCCGATGGAAGTGTTCGTCGCCGTATGCGACCGGATGGGCATCGAGACCGGCGTCGACGTGTTCGCGATCTCGGACGTCGCCGAAGATCTCGTCGTGCCGATCATGGACGCGCCGATCCGCATCGACCGCGATGCGCTGACGCTCGGCTATGCGGGCGTCTACTCGTCGTTCCTGCTGTTTGCGAAGCGCGCGGAAGCCAAGTACGGGATTCCGGCGCGCGACATTCTCGTCGAGCTGGGCCGTCAGCGGCTCGTCGGCGGGCAGGAGGACATGATCGAGGATGCGGCGCTGACGATGTCGCGCGCGCGGGCGGTCGCGGCCTGA
- a CDS encoding acetaldehyde dehydrogenase (acetylating): MKKIPCALIGPGNIGTDLLYKLRRSPVLEPVWMVGVDPASDGLARARAFGLKTTDQGVDGLLPHVEADGIRIAFDATSAYVHRENADKLTALGVKMIDLTPAAIGPYCVPPVNLDAHLDSAQNNVNMVTCGGQATIPMVYAVSRVQPVAYGEIVATVSSKSVGPGTRKNIDEFTRTTAGAIEQVGGARKGKAIIVINPAEPPLIMRDTIHCLTDGPPDVDAITASVHAMVKEVQRYVPGYTLKNGPVFDGNRVSVFMEVEGLGDYLPKYAGNLDIMTAAAAATAERFAEQMLAATAATA; the protein is encoded by the coding sequence ATGAAGAAGATCCCCTGCGCATTGATCGGGCCCGGCAATATCGGCACCGACCTGCTGTACAAGCTGCGCCGCTCGCCGGTGCTCGAACCGGTGTGGATGGTCGGCGTCGATCCGGCGTCCGATGGCCTCGCGCGTGCGCGCGCGTTCGGCCTGAAGACCACCGACCAGGGCGTCGACGGCCTGCTGCCGCACGTCGAGGCCGACGGCATCCGCATCGCGTTCGACGCGACCTCGGCCTACGTGCATCGCGAGAACGCCGACAAGCTCACCGCGCTCGGCGTGAAGATGATCGACCTGACGCCCGCCGCGATCGGGCCGTACTGCGTGCCGCCGGTCAACCTCGACGCGCATCTCGACAGCGCGCAGAACAACGTCAACATGGTGACCTGCGGCGGCCAGGCGACGATCCCGATGGTCTATGCGGTGTCGCGCGTGCAGCCGGTCGCGTACGGCGAGATCGTCGCGACGGTGTCGTCGAAATCGGTCGGCCCCGGCACGCGCAAGAACATCGACGAATTCACGCGCACGACGGCCGGCGCGATCGAGCAGGTCGGCGGCGCGCGCAAGGGCAAGGCGATCATCGTGATCAACCCGGCCGAGCCGCCGCTGATCATGCGCGACACGATCCACTGCCTGACCGACGGGCCGCCCGACGTCGACGCGATCACCGCGTCCGTGCATGCGATGGTCAAGGAGGTGCAGCGCTATGTGCCCGGCTATACGCTGAAGAACGGCCCGGTGTTCGACGGCAATCGCGTGTCCGTGTTCATGGAGGTCGAGGGCCTCGGCGACTACCTGCCGAAGTACGCGGGCAACCTCGACATCATGACCGCCGCCGCGGCCGCCACGGCCGAGCGTTTCGCCGAACAGATGCTGGCCGCGACGGCCGCCACCGCTTGA
- the dmpE gene encoding 2-oxopent-4-enoate hydratase yields MSSRLHTTLGDELYDAWHARAPVTPLSGRPRRLSLDDAYRIQQRFIERRVAHGESVVGKKIGVTSQAVQDMLNVRQPDFGILLSGMHHASGEAIATDALIAPRAEGEIAFILAHDLRGPGIDRTDVIAATAAVAPCFEIVDSRIRDWAIRIEDTVADNASCGVYVLGDARVDPRTLDLAACEMAIDKNGERVAQGRGDAALGHPADAVAWLANTLAAYDVPLLAGEIVLSGSLAKLIPVTAGDALSMHIAGIGGCEVRFT; encoded by the coding sequence ATGTCTTCCCGCTTGCATACGACGCTCGGCGACGAGCTGTACGACGCGTGGCACGCCCGCGCGCCGGTCACGCCGCTGTCGGGCCGCCCGCGCCGGCTGTCGCTCGACGATGCGTACCGGATCCAGCAGCGCTTCATCGAACGTCGCGTCGCGCACGGCGAATCGGTCGTCGGCAAGAAGATCGGCGTGACGAGCCAGGCCGTGCAGGACATGCTGAACGTGCGCCAGCCCGACTTCGGCATCCTGCTGTCCGGCATGCACCATGCATCCGGCGAGGCGATCGCCACCGACGCGCTGATCGCGCCGCGCGCGGAGGGCGAGATCGCCTTCATTCTCGCCCACGACCTGCGCGGCCCCGGCATCGACCGCACCGACGTGATCGCCGCGACCGCCGCCGTCGCGCCCTGCTTCGAGATCGTCGATTCGCGCATCCGCGACTGGGCGATCCGCATCGAGGACACCGTCGCCGACAACGCGTCGTGCGGCGTCTACGTGCTAGGCGACGCACGCGTCGATCCGCGCACGCTCGATCTCGCCGCCTGCGAGATGGCGATCGACAAGAACGGCGAACGCGTCGCGCAGGGCCGCGGCGACGCGGCGCTCGGCCATCCTGCCGACGCGGTCGCGTGGCTCGCGAACACGCTCGCCGCCTACGACGTGCCGCTGCTCGCCGGCGAGATCGTGCTGTCCGGCTCGCTTGCCAAGCTGATTCCGGTCACGGCCGGCGATGCGCTGTCGATGCATATCGCCGGCATCGGCGGCTGCGAGGTTCGTTTTACCTGA
- a CDS encoding DUF1329 domain-containing protein, giving the protein MKRIGLPLLRASVMAACALAATASFPKVTPDELKALDGPLTPMGAVRAASKDSGVPEWSGKWLGTPPDVQYKRGGRYPDPFANEKPIATITAENMAQYAEHLTDGQKAMFKRYPTTFRLIVYPSHRDFRYSDAVYKDIRTYAPDSTMTPDANGLTNAPPQVPYPIPKTAAELLWNQRFSSAIGTEQATYDQAVVYSDGNIAWGKVRYDIYSPRNVGKYDVKNDLNNRTFYRNATELPLSDRGSLIVGFTNWDKAGADNSSRTWMYNPGTRRVRQAPEYGYDQPQGPGGFRTVDDDRLYNGPGDRYDWKIVGKREIYVPYDNYKVMDSAVKYSDLLTKGHENPAYVRYELHRVWVLQATLKNGYRHQYAKRMLYIDEDSWMTLLADNYDARGQLWRTNVATTLYAYDAKTFYPSAVFYHDLISGAYLADRLTNEGPMPKLDNSPQFSEAYFSPDAIRSSGN; this is encoded by the coding sequence ATGAAACGCATTGGTCTCCCCCTCCTGCGCGCGTCGGTGATGGCTGCCTGCGCGCTCGCCGCGACGGCGTCGTTCCCGAAGGTCACGCCGGACGAGCTGAAGGCGCTCGACGGCCCGCTCACGCCGATGGGCGCGGTGCGCGCCGCCAGCAAGGACAGCGGCGTGCCCGAGTGGTCCGGCAAGTGGCTCGGCACGCCGCCCGACGTGCAGTACAAGCGCGGCGGCCGCTATCCCGACCCGTTCGCGAACGAGAAGCCGATCGCCACGATCACCGCCGAGAACATGGCGCAGTATGCAGAGCACCTGACCGACGGCCAGAAGGCGATGTTCAAGCGCTACCCGACGACCTTCAGGCTGATCGTCTATCCGAGCCATCGCGACTTCCGCTATTCGGATGCCGTCTACAAGGACATCCGCACCTACGCGCCCGATTCGACGATGACGCCCGACGCGAACGGCCTGACGAACGCGCCGCCGCAGGTGCCGTATCCGATTCCGAAAACCGCCGCCGAGCTGCTGTGGAACCAGCGCTTCTCGTCGGCGATCGGCACCGAGCAGGCGACCTACGACCAGGCGGTGGTCTACTCCGACGGCAACATCGCGTGGGGCAAGGTGCGCTACGACATCTACTCGCCGCGCAACGTCGGCAAGTACGACGTGAAGAACGACCTCAACAATCGCACCTTCTATCGCAACGCGACGGAACTGCCGCTGTCCGACCGCGGCTCGCTGATCGTCGGCTTCACGAACTGGGACAAGGCCGGCGCGGACAACTCGTCGCGCACGTGGATGTACAACCCGGGCACGCGCCGCGTGCGGCAAGCGCCCGAATACGGCTACGACCAGCCGCAGGGCCCGGGCGGCTTCCGCACCGTCGACGACGACCGCCTGTACAACGGCCCCGGCGACCGCTACGACTGGAAGATCGTCGGCAAGCGCGAGATCTACGTGCCGTACGACAACTACAAGGTGATGGACAGCGCGGTCAAGTACAGCGACCTGCTGACCAAGGGCCACGAGAATCCGGCGTACGTGCGCTACGAACTGCATCGCGTATGGGTACTGCAGGCGACGCTGAAGAATGGTTATCGCCACCAGTACGCGAAGCGCATGCTGTATATCGACGAGGATTCGTGGATGACGCTGCTCGCCGACAACTACGATGCGCGCGGCCAGCTGTGGCGCACCAACGTCGCGACGACGCTCTACGCGTACGACGCGAAGACGTTCTACCCGAGCGCGGTGTTCTATCACGACCTGATCTCGGGCGCGTATCTGGCCGACCGCCTGACGAACGAAGGCCCGATGCCGAAGCTCGACAACAGCCCGCAGTTCTCCGAAGCATACTTCTCGCCGGACGCGATCCGCAGCTCGGGCAACTGA
- a CDS encoding DUF1302 domain-containing protein, with protein MHQRISRRTDKRAAATLSTLTAALLSCAVPDAHAGSTIELGADTTLDYTFTLSYGLGMRTRAPSGNLLTPANINGDDGDRNFAKNKLIENQVSLLGEVNLKHDDWGVFVRADTFYDQAYHRPNYNDAPGTVNHAGQYNNFTSDARYWSGGHTTLLAAYAYNTFKIGTTSLNVKVGDQVVAWGESLFFPNIAGAQGPSDATKSYMAGAEVKDILLPVPQISTQWQITPNFSVLGYYQFSFQQNRLTAPGTYWSYSDVTGPGAQYIIGPGGMIIPRGPDDKPSARNQWGIGARFRVLGDTELGLYYLHYNDMNPSVVTTYFPTLQYQQTYFNNIKLTGASFSTQLGPVNVAGEVSYRQGAAVLVNTPTGPQSTRANVLQTNLSGIYSIGPSFLANSQSLIGELTYVHAGSISELDGSTTLANSRNALAMEIAWTLSYKNVFNGWDLDVPLTYTHDLTGTSPLAGALGSLTGQGDHRVTAGLTFTRLSNLQLSLVYAKFLGSPNPATRPLADRDYVLATATYHF; from the coding sequence ATGCATCAACGGATTTCGCGCCGTACCGACAAGCGGGCCGCCGCCACGCTGTCGACGCTGACCGCCGCGCTGCTGTCGTGCGCCGTACCCGACGCACACGCCGGCAGCACGATCGAGCTCGGCGCCGATACGACGCTCGACTACACGTTCACGCTCAGCTACGGGCTCGGCATGCGCACGCGCGCACCGAGCGGCAACCTGCTGACGCCCGCGAACATCAACGGCGACGACGGCGACCGCAACTTCGCGAAGAACAAGCTGATCGAAAACCAGGTCAGCCTGCTCGGCGAAGTCAACCTGAAGCATGACGACTGGGGCGTGTTCGTTCGCGCGGACACCTTCTACGACCAGGCCTATCACCGCCCGAACTACAACGACGCGCCCGGCACCGTGAACCACGCCGGGCAGTACAACAACTTCACGAGCGACGCGCGCTACTGGTCGGGCGGTCACACGACGCTGCTCGCCGCCTACGCGTACAACACGTTCAAGATCGGCACGACGAGCCTGAACGTGAAGGTCGGCGACCAGGTCGTCGCATGGGGCGAAAGCCTGTTCTTCCCGAACATCGCCGGCGCGCAGGGCCCGTCCGACGCGACCAAGTCGTACATGGCGGGCGCCGAGGTGAAGGACATCCTGCTGCCGGTGCCGCAGATCTCGACGCAATGGCAGATCACGCCGAACTTCAGCGTGCTCGGCTACTACCAGTTCTCGTTCCAGCAGAACCGGCTGACCGCGCCCGGCACCTACTGGAGCTATTCCGACGTCACCGGCCCCGGCGCGCAATACATCATCGGCCCGGGAGGGATGATCATTCCGCGCGGCCCCGACGACAAGCCGAGCGCACGCAACCAGTGGGGCATCGGCGCGCGCTTTCGCGTGCTCGGCGACACCGAGCTGGGCCTGTACTACCTGCACTACAACGACATGAACCCGAGCGTCGTCACGACGTACTTCCCGACGCTCCAGTATCAGCAGACGTATTTCAACAACATCAAGCTGACCGGCGCGAGCTTCTCGACGCAGCTCGGCCCGGTGAACGTCGCGGGCGAAGTGTCGTACCGGCAAGGCGCGGCGGTGCTGGTCAATACGCCGACCGGCCCGCAATCGACGCGCGCGAACGTGCTGCAGACCAACCTGTCCGGGATCTACTCGATCGGGCCGAGCTTCCTCGCGAACTCGCAGTCGCTGATCGGCGAACTCACGTACGTGCATGCGGGCAGCATCTCGGAACTCGACGGTTCCACCACGCTCGCGAACTCGCGCAACGCGCTGGCGATGGAGATCGCCTGGACGCTCAGCTACAAGAACGTGTTCAACGGCTGGGATCTCGACGTGCCGCTGACCTACACGCACGACCTGACGGGCACGTCGCCGCTGGCCGGCGCGCTCGGCTCGCTGACGGGCCAGGGCGACCACCGCGTGACCGCGGGCCTGACCTTCACGCGCCTGAGCAACCTGCAGCTGTCGCTCGTCTACGCGAAGTTCCTCGGCTCGCCGAACCCGGCCACGCGCCCGCTCGCGGATCGCGACTACGTGCTCGCCACGGCGACCTACCACTTCTGA
- a CDS encoding SDR family oxidoreductase has translation MSGFDYSGKTVLVTGGTKGIGRRIAERFLAAGARVFVCGRSAPDTPPAAGGRTATFVAADLRDIEQVDALLATIRDTAGGLDVLVNNAGGSPFALAADASPRFTESIVRLNLIAPLQLAQRVNAIMQPQPAGGVMLFIASVSASRPSPGTAAYGAAKAGLVNAVTSLAVEWAPRVRVCAISPSLVQTDAATEGHYGDHDALDAIRATIPAGRLATPDDVASACLFLASPEASYASGANLRLDGGGERPAFLAAAQAR, from the coding sequence GTGAGCGGATTCGACTACAGCGGCAAGACGGTGCTCGTGACGGGCGGCACCAAGGGCATCGGGCGGCGCATCGCCGAACGCTTTCTCGCGGCGGGCGCGCGGGTGTTCGTCTGCGGGCGCAGCGCGCCCGACACGCCGCCGGCGGCCGGCGGGCGCACCGCGACCTTCGTCGCGGCCGACCTGCGCGACATCGAACAGGTCGACGCGCTGCTCGCGACGATACGCGACACGGCCGGCGGCCTCGACGTGCTGGTCAATAACGCGGGCGGCTCGCCGTTCGCGCTCGCGGCCGACGCGTCGCCGCGCTTCACCGAATCGATCGTCCGGCTGAACCTGATCGCGCCGCTGCAGCTCGCGCAGCGCGTGAACGCGATCATGCAGCCGCAGCCCGCAGGCGGCGTGATGCTGTTCATCGCGAGCGTCAGCGCGTCGCGGCCTTCGCCCGGCACGGCCGCCTACGGCGCCGCGAAAGCGGGGCTCGTCAACGCGGTGACGTCGCTTGCCGTCGAATGGGCGCCGCGCGTGCGCGTCTGCGCGATCAGCCCGAGCCTCGTGCAGACCGATGCGGCCACCGAAGGCCACTACGGCGACCACGACGCGCTCGACGCAATCCGCGCGACGATTCCGGCCGGCCGGCTCGCGACGCCCGACGACGTCGCGTCCGCGTGCCTGTTCCTCGCATCGCCCGAGGCGTCCTACGCATCGGGCGCGAACCTGCGGCTCGACGGCGGCGGCGAGCGGCCCGCGTTTCTCGCGGCCGCGCAGGCGCGATGA
- a CDS encoding alpha/beta fold hydrolase: MTTPMTPPDGIFTDVPGGLRLHHFEAGAGRPVVFIHGSGPGASGFSNFKHNYPAFAAAGHRAIVVDLPGYGQSSKPSDVAYTLDFFVGALHAQLTALGIGPAVLLGNSLGGAIALKYALDHPDAVDALIMMAPGGVEDRDTYFRMEGIQRMVKLFTHREMNDDTMRELLTLLVHDPAIVTDALVAERMKVCVEQPTEVLSTMSVPNLTDALGELRCPVLGFWGTDDRFNPVGGAMKFVERCRDARVVLMNRCGHWVMVEHAAYFNRECLDFLATQNAR, translated from the coding sequence ATGACGACCCCCATGACGCCGCCGGACGGCATCTTCACCGACGTACCGGGCGGCCTGCGCCTGCATCATTTCGAGGCGGGCGCTGGCCGGCCGGTGGTGTTCATCCACGGCAGCGGGCCGGGCGCCAGCGGCTTCAGCAACTTCAAGCACAACTACCCGGCGTTCGCGGCGGCGGGCCATCGCGCGATCGTCGTCGACCTGCCGGGCTACGGGCAGTCGTCGAAACCGTCGGATGTCGCGTATACGCTCGATTTCTTCGTCGGCGCGCTGCATGCGCAGCTGACGGCGCTCGGCATCGGGCCGGCGGTGCTGCTCGGCAACTCGCTCGGCGGCGCGATCGCGCTGAAATACGCGCTCGACCATCCTGACGCGGTCGATGCGCTGATCATGATGGCGCCGGGCGGCGTCGAGGATCGCGACACCTATTTCCGGATGGAAGGGATCCAGCGGATGGTGAAGCTGTTCACCCATCGCGAGATGAACGACGACACGATGCGCGAGCTGCTGACGCTGCTGGTGCACGATCCGGCGATCGTCACCGACGCGCTCGTTGCCGAGCGGATGAAGGTCTGCGTCGAGCAGCCGACCGAAGTGCTGTCGACGATGAGCGTGCCGAACCTGACCGATGCGCTCGGCGAGCTGCGCTGCCCGGTGCTCGGCTTCTGGGGCACGGACGATCGCTTCAACCCGGTCGGCGGCGCGATGAAGTTCGTCGAGCGCTGTCGCGACGCGCGGGTCGTACTGATGAACCGGTGCGGCCACTGGGTGATGGTGGAACATGCCGCTTACTTCAATCGGGAATGCCTCGATTTTCTCGCGACGCAAAATGCGCGATAA
- a CDS encoding SDR family NAD(P)-dependent oxidoreductase, with protein MKLIEELFDLHGKVAVITGAARGIGAETARTLAAAGASVAILDVLSQPAEALVDEIRAQGGQAAFWSLDVTREDDVSRVFGEIAARFGRIDVLVNNAGIEGHNVPTHELTLAQWQRVQDVNVNGVFLCTRAAIPHIEAAGGGSIVNLSSMYGIVGGPDVPAYHASKAAVRMMAKVDAMLYAAKNIRANSVHPGYIRTPMLEEAFRQMGQDPDRAFEYMQTNVPMAKIGSPRDIAAGILYLVSPAGRYVTGAELVIDGGFTAR; from the coding sequence ATGAAACTGATCGAAGAACTGTTCGACCTGCACGGCAAGGTGGCCGTGATTACCGGCGCGGCGCGCGGCATCGGCGCCGAGACGGCGCGCACGCTGGCCGCGGCCGGCGCGAGCGTCGCGATTCTCGACGTGCTGTCGCAGCCGGCCGAGGCGCTCGTCGACGAAATCCGCGCGCAGGGCGGGCAGGCCGCGTTCTGGTCGCTGGACGTCACGCGCGAGGACGACGTGTCGCGCGTGTTCGGCGAGATCGCCGCGCGCTTCGGGCGCATCGACGTGCTGGTGAACAACGCGGGCATCGAAGGGCATAACGTGCCGACGCACGAACTCACGCTCGCGCAGTGGCAGCGCGTGCAGGACGTGAACGTCAACGGCGTGTTCCTGTGCACGCGTGCGGCGATTCCGCATATCGAGGCGGCCGGCGGCGGGTCGATCGTGAACCTGTCGTCGATGTACGGGATCGTCGGCGGTCCCGACGTGCCGGCTTACCACGCGTCGAAGGCGGCGGTGCGGATGATGGCGAAGGTCGACGCGATGCTGTATGCGGCGAAGAACATCCGCGCGAACTCGGTGCATCCCGGCTACATCCGCACGCCGATGCTCGAGGAGGCGTTCCGCCAGATGGGCCAGGATCCCGACCGCGCCTTCGAATACATGCAGACCAACGTGCCGATGGCGAAGATCGGCAGCCCGCGCGACATCGCGGCCGGCATCCTGTATCTCGTGTCGCCGGCGGGCCGCTACGTGACGGGCGCGGAGCTCGTGATCGACGGCGGGTTTACCGCGCGCTGA